The Salvelinus namaycush isolate Seneca chromosome 5, SaNama_1.0, whole genome shotgun sequence genome segment acacacagggtagagcgaggctataaacacacagggtagagcgaggctataaacacacagggtacagcgaggctataaacacacagggtagagcgaggctataaacacacagggtagagcgaggctataaacacacagtgtagagcgaggctataaacacacagtgtagagcgaggctataaacacacaggatGGAAAGTGAGGCTTTGCAATGACCACTATACATACACAGCAGAGATGCTATGACACAAATGCAGTGCAGGGATATACACACCTACTGATGGGGTGCTGGGGTTACCAGACCGATGGAGGATGACCTCCACTGTAGGTCCAGTTTCAAAAATTGGTCCTCCCCAGCCACTGTACCCGTTGGGCGCTATTGTCATGTTTCTGTTTGCCCTTTGACCCTGACAGGTGTCCTCCCGTGACATCATTGTGTTCCGAGCAGGGGAGATGTGTGGCCACCGGCAACCTctagtcaccttggtgatgacaaACACTCCTACTGCCATGACATCATCCCAGTGAtgaagtaggggaggggagatggagggggcCGGAGGGAGGATATTTGCCGGTATAAACCCACCGCATCATCCCAGCTGATACACTAACATTAAACCACTGCCAAGCGAACACAAACGCAAGAGGCAAACTCATCCTTTCAATAACATCActgagagaaggaagaggagaaaaGGAGGGGCAAAGCGTGAGATAGTGATGCTTTCAGCAGGTGCCAAACAGTGAGAGGTAgctgatagaggagagggaaagtgcgtgagagaaagagagatgcagCCAGCCTGTGAGAGCACACAGTGACCCACAGCATCGGAGACGAGAAGAAGACAAAGTGTGAGTTGTTTCATGCATTCTTTATTTGTTCGTTTAGCGAAAGGGTGAGAGGTTATGCACCTGTGCTTTCAGGTTGATTAGATACAGAGGAAGATGGAATTTGTACCAAAAAGTAGGTATTGCTGCATATTTCATTGTGTACAatgaatgttttattttatttagtacgTTATTATCATGTAATAATTATTATTCCTGAGTAAATACTTAAATGCATCCATGACTATTTGATCTTGAAGAACCAGGAAGTATAATGTACTGATTTGTTATAGAGGAATCTGGGGCTCATTTGTAGATCTGATGTTTTATAAGATATTCAATGAAAATCACTACTCATCTCACAGACATAATGTCACAATTTCTACCTCGTCTCAGATTTTCATACAGCAGTATATTGTGTGTACAAGGCAATTTCTCCCTTGGCGAAAATTAAGTTTTTCTCATGCATTTGATTATTAACATCAGGGTATTAAACGTCATCATAAAGCATGATCATGGATTTATCTTTATGGTCAGTAGTTATGGTCAGTAGAGTCGTGGTGGTGGTCATTGCTCTGTGTAGTCATAAACATTTTTCTGTATGGTTTCAGAGATGTATTATAGTTGTATCAATAATCACTGTATTATCTATATTGGCATATTAATATTAATTCCTCTCTGTTTTTCCAGAATCCTGTTGTCATTGCAGTGTCAGTGTAGTCGTGTCCAGCCAGTCTCCTGCATTACTGTTCCCGCCCTCCCTCTACTCACTGCTGCCATGCTGTACCCAGCTCTGCTCTGTGCTGCTCTGCTCCTGATAGCACCCCTGGGGCACACAGAGGGGCGCACCCTGCACCCCTCACCTGATGCCATCCAGGTAAGGAGGGTGAAGGGAGAGGGGTAGTGGGAGGAAAATAGGAAGAAGAGGGGATATGgggatagagaaagagggggagtggAAAGTTAGGGAGGGGGAGAGTAGGGGGAGCTGGGGAGAGTGGGACAGAggggagatggggaagaggggAGTAGAGGGTATATTTGGATTGAGGGCAGAGATGGATCATCAATAACGTTTTTACGGAGCTCTCGTGACTTTTCTGGGTAGTAATAGTAACACCATATTTGTTGTTCCTGCCTAGTTTGTTGAGCAGTTTCTGGATCGCTACAACGACCTGACCCTGGATGACCTGGAGAACCTGGTGAGCAGCCAACCAGAGGAGCCCTCCTCTGCTTTTACTTCCACGGTCAAAGTCGCTGAGTACCCCAAATGGGCTGACATACCAGCACAGGGCGACAGCACCTGGCTCCGCCTCCTGAAGGGGACCCTGGCCAATCAGAAAAGAGCTGTGACGGACCGGTCGAGGAGGGGGTGGAACCGAGGATGCTTCGGACTCAAACTGGACAGGATCGGGTCAATGAGTGGACTGGGCTgctagtggagagagaggaagagactgacGTCCCTCAGGGGATATGAGGACGAACACACAGTAGGCTGCTACACAGCACACAGTCATTTACACACATGCGGTGAATACAAGGATGTTAATGTGAGTACAAAGGAGGTCTACATGTAGCGTAGCTGTAGTGTACTTGCTGTAGTGCTAATGTGGTTCCATCGAGCTTAAAGAAAGTTACTCTGTATGTCTCCTGGCTGTTGGAAGGGGTTAGCTGTACTTATACTGTACATCTATTCATTTGAATCTTGAAAGTATCAGAGTTATGTTTACATCAAGCTGTTATTCTATTTTAAGTCTCTGAGTGTTGTTTTGACAGTAAACCTGCACTTTATTTAAAACTAAGTATTTAAAAGTGTTGTCTTTCTTGACTAATATTGTCCTTGTTAATCCTGCAGGAATAGTTGTGTTATGGCATGTTTAATGGAAATAAATATTTGAAAAAAAGTTAATAATATAATTCAAGTCAAATGTTTCTTCTCTCTGCTATtgattttacatacattttgCATGAATAAATGTACACTGAAACATGTTGTATTGAGTGTTGTGTTCTATTAAAGTCCTGACATCTTCCAGTGGCAGATTCATCCTCAAATCCTCTACTCCTCCATTTGTTCATTTCACATTGGCATACGTCATCTACATATTCATGCATTTCAATTCAATTTGAAGGTTCAATTTCTCACAGCAGATATTTATACCTCTGTTTCCATGGTCGTTTTTATTAAATCTGCCACAGgcagctgagggagagagagaaggtacatGTCTTCCTCAGAGCTAAATGAAATGCCTGCATTACATGGTGGGCTTGTGTGGGAGGACCAATTAGGGCTTGGAGCTACGCTAATCAAGCTACCACTGATGCTTCCAAACTGAATTTACTATGTCGTTAGTATCTCACTTATAGAAGGGAGTTAACTCTTGTCTATATGACAAGTACTTCCCAAACAGAACATCATCTTCTCTCTTTAAATACAGTTCTGGGATGGGGAAAGAGGGGAGTTCACCAGGGTCAGTTCTGGGTTGGGGAAAGAGGGCATTTCACCAGGGTCAGTTCTGGGATGGGGAAAGAGGGCATTTCACCAGGGTCAGTTCTGGGATGGGGAAAGAGGGCATTTCACCAGGGTCAGTTCTGGGTTGGGGAAAGAGGGGATTTCACCAGGGTCAGTTCTGGGTTGGGGAAAGAGGGCATTTCACCAGGGTCAGTTCTGGGATGGGGAAAGAGGGCATTTCACCAGGGTCAGTTCTGGGTTGGGGAAAGAGGGCATTTCACCAGGGTCAGTTCTGGGTTGGGGAAAGAGGGCATTTCACCAGGGTCAATAAAGTGCATTAGAGGTTGGGAGATGGATACTGAGAGTCTCTAgagcaggggtactcaactctgaccctacgaggtctggagcctgctggttttctgttctacctggtaattaattgcacacacctggtgccccaggtctaaaccagtccctgattagagggggacAATTCAAAAATGcaatggaactggcttcgaggtgcAGAGTTGAGATTGAGGGCTCTAGAGTCAGTAGTGTGTTCGTCACAGAAGAGGTTAACTCAGGTTAAAAGACTGGATGCAGTCCCTAAAGTAAACCACAAGAGGTCAGTCTGAATTTGTCTGTCATGTTCCAAGGTCCAAACCGAAGTGCAATCCAGACTTCAGACTTAGTGCTGGACTCTGCTAATGAACATTATGAGAGTGATGATAATTCAGCAGCATATGAACCCAGGTGTACACCTTTCTGATGCATGTTTTACCAGAGGTATACCAGAGGTAAAATCCAAAGACATTTCAGATAACTCAAGTTAGTCAGAGCATGGAcagtgctggcaacaccagggttgtaggATTGCTCTATTAAAGTAgtaaaagtttagtatttggtctcgTATTCATAGCaccaatgattacatcaagcttgtgactctacaaatttgttggatgcatttgcggtttgttttggttgagtttcagattattttgtgcccaatagaaatgaatgataaataatgtattgtgtcattttggattcACTTttaatgtaaataagaatagaatacgtttctaaacacttctacatgaatgtggatgctaccatgactacggataatcctgaatgaatcgtgaataatgatgagtaagAAAATTACAGAAGCACAATTATCTTggtactactttaatacacattgTCTGTCCCAAGACTTTTGCTCCCcaaaaatggggggactatgtacaaaagtgctgtaatttctaaatggttcacctgatatggatgaaaataccctcaaattaaagctgacagtctgcactttaatcTCATAGTCATTGTTAGATTTCAAATccaagaaaataagaaaaaatgcttcactgtcccaataattacagagggcaCTGTATATTGACACATAGCCTACAGCAGTAGTCTTCTTGTACTCTCAGCCTCACAGCATCTGGTCTAGGGTCTTCTGGGTCTAGATTTAAGCCCATGGCTCCTCTTTAGTATTCAAAACTACTTTTGGCTTCCTCTGATTTTCTCAAAAGCACTACACAAATCTGAACATAACTAACCAACTGAACAGTGAATTATCAGACACAAATTACATGTTTTCTTACAGAAATCTGTAGGCCTACATGAAAAACCTCAATTAAGGGAGAAGTTGGCCTTTATATTAGCCTACCATGGACTATATATAGTATGACCtatgatgactgtgtgatcatgtgGTGTGATATTAAGCAGGGTCAaatacagtacacagtatcaCCAGTGTATACCATCCACCAAGGAGTAGACCGGTCTGATTCTATTTATAGAACGACCTTTACTTCACCTCTCTGACCTTAAGCTGTGCAGCGGAGGCCAAGAGCAGTGCGTGTTCACATGGGGTCGTGGTAGTTCAACTATGCCCAGGTCATTGGCTCGTCACCACCCTAACTTCCAACACCTTTGACAAAAATGTTAGTGCAGGGTGGCATGACTGCTATTGTGCTGTTGAACATGTTGTTCATGTGTCATGGGTCATGGCATGTCGCGCTGTGTTTGAGAACATGTTGCACTAGTTCTGTGCTATTTCCTTCACTGTGATATTTAGGTACAAGttgttgtgtgttttgcttgtagAGGCATATTGGCCAAAGGCCTAAGGGTTCAGACTCTACTAATTGGTTGTTTTATATTCCtatagagagcagaaagagaagaTCCCTGACGCCCCTACCTGGTTCCAACAAGTACTTATTGACCTAATGGGACATTTACGATCAGAAGAAATGATTGAAAACCAGATTATATTTTTCAATAATAGTAATTACTTGGGTGTTTACATTTGtactatttcacacatgtacaagtgtgtttCATACACGTgtgaattatatatattttttggacaACCCTCGGAGAGTGTGTTCACGGCCAGGCATCAGCCAttattagggttaagtgccttgctcaaggccacaTGGACTTTTTTCACCTATAGTAGTCGGCTTGgtgattcaaaccagcgactttTCAAGCCAGCGACCGCATAGGCAGTAATGGTATccatcattttttaaattaaccatAGATGTGTCCTTTCCTTTTATAATTGTTATTGCACATACtcattgcaacaacaaaaaaag includes the following:
- the LOC120047729 gene encoding C-type natriuretic peptide 1-like; its protein translation is MVSEMYYSCINNHCIIYIGILILIPLCFSRILLSLQCQCSRVQPVSCITVPALPLLTAAMLYPALLCAALLLIAPLGHTEGRTLHPSPDAIQFVEQFLDRYNDLTLDDLENLVSSQPEEPSSAFTSTVKVAEYPKWADIPAQGDSTWLRLLKGTLANQKRAVTDRSRRGWNRGCFGLKLDRIGSMSGLGC